The Mycobacterium paragordonae genome includes a region encoding these proteins:
- the asnB gene encoding asparagine synthase (glutamine-hydrolyzing) gives MCGIFAAMTRRGLPTERCDTALKLLEHRGPDGSGTWTSRDGQWTLGHTRLSIIGLHNGSQPMTSPDGAVHLVVNGEFYGYREIRERLRASGYHFSTASDSEIALHLYAERGIQAATQLRGEFAVIIADERQRAMYAIRDRFGVKPLYYAAVDGEVFFASEIKALLALGVPAKWDLEGATGGFGRSHETTEFAGISAVPPGCYAIARDGDVRIYPYWDWEIPTADQMRADSRSEDEIVAEFREALRDAVRERLVADVEVASYLSGGIDSCAVLGLAQQEMNRPIRAFTLTFENPLYDEARVAEEQAKRVGATYHPIPITGREIADSFADAVWHAETQMFNGHGVAKYLLSRAVRGAGIKVVFTGEGADEMLGGYPYYRVDALNNDATLSADERLALLDEMLGANAATRALMMPDRVSSQEMQAVERRLGWLPATLNVGAAQTNSVAPLLRDDLPAAVREFQPLIAALDRLPIAQRVAGRDHLNQMLYINAKTVLPNFILNYLADRMEMAHSIEGRVPFLDHRVAGAAARVPVQMKVKGIREKHVLREAAKDVLIPEVYDRQKHPFTTPPTRDPNDPMLVFYRDTFASQAAKDQPIYDMKKVSTALDQLLESPDDQRIAVEGGLQRAASVVVMQQLFSMT, from the coding sequence ATGTGCGGGATATTCGCTGCGATGACCCGCCGGGGTCTTCCGACTGAACGGTGCGATACCGCGCTCAAGCTCTTGGAACATCGTGGGCCGGATGGCTCCGGCACGTGGACATCGCGGGACGGGCAATGGACGCTCGGGCACACCCGGTTGTCGATCATCGGTCTGCACAACGGAAGTCAGCCGATGACGAGCCCGGACGGCGCGGTGCACCTGGTTGTGAACGGCGAGTTCTACGGTTACCGCGAGATCCGCGAGCGACTCCGTGCGAGCGGATACCACTTTTCGACAGCCAGCGACAGCGAGATCGCATTGCATCTGTATGCCGAGCGTGGCATCCAGGCCGCGACGCAATTGCGCGGCGAGTTCGCAGTGATCATTGCCGACGAACGCCAGCGCGCGATGTATGCAATCCGTGACCGCTTCGGTGTCAAACCCCTCTACTACGCGGCGGTAGACGGTGAGGTGTTCTTCGCGTCCGAGATCAAAGCGCTGTTGGCGCTCGGTGTGCCCGCTAAATGGGACCTCGAGGGCGCTACCGGAGGGTTCGGAAGATCCCACGAGACAACCGAGTTCGCCGGCATCAGTGCCGTGCCGCCGGGGTGTTATGCGATAGCCCGCGATGGTGATGTTCGCATCTACCCGTACTGGGATTGGGAGATCCCGACTGCCGATCAGATGCGGGCAGACTCGCGAAGTGAAGACGAGATCGTCGCCGAATTTCGTGAGGCGCTCCGGGATGCGGTGCGGGAGAGACTGGTTGCCGACGTCGAGGTCGCGTCGTATCTCAGTGGCGGCATCGACTCCTGTGCCGTCCTCGGGCTGGCCCAGCAGGAGATGAACCGGCCGATTCGCGCGTTCACACTCACCTTCGAGAACCCGCTCTACGACGAGGCCCGTGTCGCCGAAGAACAGGCCAAACGGGTCGGCGCCACGTACCACCCCATACCGATCACCGGGCGAGAGATTGCCGACTCATTCGCAGATGCGGTCTGGCATGCCGAAACTCAGATGTTCAACGGACATGGCGTAGCCAAATACCTACTGAGCCGTGCCGTCCGGGGTGCCGGCATCAAAGTGGTGTTCACCGGCGAAGGCGCCGACGAAATGCTGGGCGGGTATCCGTATTATCGCGTCGACGCGCTGAACAACGACGCGACACTGAGCGCCGACGAGAGACTGGCACTTCTCGATGAGATGCTCGGCGCCAACGCTGCGACTCGCGCGCTCATGATGCCGGATCGAGTCAGCAGCCAGGAAATGCAGGCGGTCGAGCGCAGGCTCGGCTGGCTGCCGGCAACGCTCAATGTCGGTGCGGCACAAACGAACAGCGTGGCACCGTTGCTGCGCGACGACCTTCCGGCCGCAGTGCGGGAGTTCCAGCCGCTGATCGCCGCGCTGGACCGCCTGCCGATCGCGCAGCGCGTCGCGGGTCGCGACCACCTGAATCAGATGCTGTACATCAACGCGAAAACGGTCCTGCCGAATTTCATTCTGAACTACCTCGCCGACCGCATGGAGATGGCGCACTCCATCGAAGGCCGGGTACCCTTCCTGGACCATCGTGTCGCCGGAGCCGCGGCCCGCGTACCAGTCCAGATGAAAGTCAAGGGAATTCGCGAGAAGCACGTCCTTCGCGAAGCGGCGAAAGACGTGTTGATACCGGAGGTTTACGACCGCCAGAAACATCCTTTCACGACGCCGCCGACCCGCGATCCGAACGATCCGATGCTCGTCTTCTACCGGGATACGTTTGCTTCGCAAGCGGCGAAGGATCAGCCGATCTACGACATGAAAAAGGTCTCCACGGCGCTCGATCAACTGCTCGAGTCCCCGGACGATCAGCGCATCGCGGTGGAGGGCGGTCTGCAGCGTGCTGCGAGCGTGGTTGTGATGCAGCAGCTCTTTTCGATGACATGA
- a CDS encoding excinuclease ABC subunit UvrA — translation MTDTTYRSTDDVDPCVRVYGTRVHNLRGIDVVAPRDALVAFTGISGSGKSSLAFGTIYAEAQRRYFESVAPYARRLLLPTGAPKVDDITGLPPAVALQQRRGSATSRSTVGTVTTLSNLLRMLFSRAGTYPRGAKERLDSDAFSPNTAVGACPECHGLGRVHRVTEETLVPDPSLTIREGAVAAWPGAWQGQNLRDILITLGYDIDKPWRKLPKRQRNWILFTDEQPTVEIDPTQHPVQADYYYNGTFSSAERHVRHTLANSHSAKMRRRVLQFVDSVDCPVCDGSGLRPEALAVTFAGRTIADYAAMPLTDLTETLRPTASRSDAAAAYESTESGELTEVATMIAADLVARLQILIDLGLGYLTLSRRTPTVSPGELQRLRLATQLRAGLFGVLYVLDEPSAGLHPADAEPLLDVLDRLRRAGNSLFVVEHDMDVVRRADWIVDVGPGAGELGGQLLYSGPVAGLAEVDESVTRRYLFGGPGRAPREPRTQSGQLRLRGISFHNLRDLDVDLPLGLYTAVTGVSGSGKSTLVVKVLGDVVNSHLGAARAAEPAESDDDEADGGIIDLDRDASVGVQADGVEEIDRLVMVDQRPIGRTPRSTLATYTGLFDAVRREFAATSQARRRGWTAGRFSFNVADGRCSTCQGEGFVAVELLFLPGTYGTCPACRGARYSDETLKVRYRDRTIADVLAMTVDEAFEFLADVASAVRSLTTLREVGLGYLRLGQPATELSGGEAQRIKLASELQRPRRGHTLYVLDEPTTGLHPADVDRLDEQLHRLVDAGNTVVVAEHDMRMVAGADWVVDLGPGAGSNGGKVIAAGPPRKVASAENSRTATYLAKWLAQSAVD, via the coding sequence ATGACTGATACGACTTACCGAAGCACGGATGACGTAGACCCTTGCGTGCGTGTTTACGGGACGCGGGTTCACAATCTGCGGGGAATCGACGTCGTCGCCCCTCGCGACGCCTTGGTCGCGTTCACCGGCATCTCCGGATCCGGAAAGTCGTCGTTGGCGTTCGGGACCATCTATGCCGAGGCCCAACGCCGCTACTTCGAATCGGTCGCTCCGTACGCCCGTCGCCTACTCTTGCCAACCGGCGCGCCAAAGGTGGATGACATCACCGGGCTGCCGCCTGCAGTCGCGTTACAGCAGCGTCGTGGCTCGGCGACGTCGCGGTCGACGGTCGGCACGGTCACCACCTTGTCGAATCTGCTGAGGATGTTGTTCTCCCGCGCCGGAACCTATCCGCGGGGAGCCAAGGAACGACTGGACTCCGACGCCTTCTCCCCTAACACCGCGGTCGGGGCGTGCCCGGAATGTCACGGGCTGGGGCGAGTCCACCGGGTGACCGAAGAGACACTGGTGCCGGACCCGTCGCTGACCATTCGGGAGGGAGCTGTCGCAGCGTGGCCAGGGGCCTGGCAGGGGCAGAACCTGCGCGACATCCTGATTACGCTGGGCTACGACATCGACAAGCCGTGGCGGAAACTCCCTAAGCGGCAACGCAATTGGATCCTGTTCACAGATGAGCAGCCAACAGTCGAGATCGATCCGACGCAGCATCCCGTGCAGGCCGATTATTACTACAACGGCACGTTCTCCAGCGCCGAGCGTCATGTTCGGCACACGTTGGCCAACTCGCACAGCGCGAAGATGCGTCGCCGTGTGCTGCAGTTCGTCGACAGCGTCGACTGCCCGGTGTGCGACGGATCCGGGCTCAGGCCCGAAGCACTCGCGGTGACATTCGCCGGGCGCACCATCGCCGACTACGCGGCGATGCCGTTGACCGATTTGACAGAGACGCTGCGTCCGACGGCATCTCGGAGCGATGCCGCCGCCGCGTACGAGTCGACGGAATCCGGCGAGCTCACGGAAGTGGCGACCATGATTGCCGCCGACCTGGTCGCACGCCTTCAGATACTCATCGATCTGGGCCTCGGCTACCTCACGCTCAGTCGCCGCACTCCGACGGTCTCGCCCGGTGAATTGCAGCGATTGCGGCTGGCGACCCAACTGCGTGCCGGCCTGTTCGGCGTGCTCTATGTGCTCGACGAACCGTCCGCCGGTCTGCATCCCGCCGACGCCGAACCACTGCTCGATGTACTCGATCGGCTACGGCGCGCGGGCAATTCGTTGTTCGTGGTCGAGCACGACATGGACGTGGTCCGCCGTGCCGACTGGATCGTCGACGTCGGACCCGGCGCCGGCGAGCTTGGCGGACAGCTCCTCTACAGCGGTCCGGTAGCGGGTCTCGCGGAGGTCGACGAATCGGTCACTCGCAGATACCTTTTCGGCGGCCCTGGGCGGGCGCCGCGTGAGCCCCGCACTCAGTCAGGACAATTGCGACTTCGCGGGATCTCCTTCCATAATTTGAGAGACCTCGACGTCGATCTGCCGTTGGGTCTGTATACCGCCGTCACCGGAGTGTCCGGTTCCGGCAAATCGACGCTCGTCGTCAAGGTCCTCGGCGACGTCGTGAACAGTCATCTCGGAGCGGCACGCGCGGCGGAGCCCGCCGAATCCGACGACGACGAAGCCGACGGCGGGATCATCGACCTTGATCGCGACGCGAGTGTGGGTGTCCAGGCCGACGGTGTCGAGGAGATCGACCGGTTGGTAATGGTCGACCAGCGCCCGATCGGGCGCACGCCGCGCTCGACGTTGGCGACCTACACCGGGTTGTTCGATGCCGTGCGCCGCGAGTTCGCCGCGACCTCCCAGGCGCGTCGACGCGGTTGGACCGCGGGCAGGTTTTCGTTCAACGTGGCCGACGGTCGCTGTTCCACGTGTCAGGGGGAGGGGTTCGTAGCGGTCGAATTGTTGTTCCTGCCAGGCACATACGGCACCTGTCCGGCGTGCCGGGGTGCGCGGTACTCCGACGAGACGCTGAAGGTGCGCTATCGGGACAGGACGATCGCCGATGTGCTCGCGATGACGGTCGATGAGGCCTTCGAGTTTCTTGCCGACGTCGCCAGCGCTGTGCGCAGTCTGACCACGCTGCGGGAGGTGGGACTGGGTTATCTCCGTCTTGGACAACCCGCGACCGAACTGTCGGGCGGTGAGGCGCAGCGGATCAAGCTCGCCTCCGAACTGCAACGACCCCGGCGCGGGCATACCCTCTACGTTCTCGACGAACCGACCACCGGGTTGCATCCCGCGGACGTGGACCGGCTCGATGAGCAGCTGCATCGCCTGGTCGACGCGGGCAACACCGTTGTCGTGGCAGAACACGACATGCGCATGGTCGCCGGCGCCGACTGGGTGGTCGACCTTGGTCCGGGCGCCGGCAGCAATGGCGGCAAGGTGATTGCGGCGGGCCCGCCACGAAAGGTGGCAAGCGCCGAAAACAGCCGTACAGCAACGTATCTCGCGAAGTGGCTGGCGCAGTCGGCTGTCGATTGA
- a CDS encoding NAD(P)/FAD-dependent oxidoreductase — MSGFGSIDGGPRSAVVVGAGIVGLSTAWFLQERGVEVTVADRIGVAAGASWGNAGWIAPGLTIPLNSSATLRSGLRALFDPASPLSIPLTPNPALAGFLTQFAANCRRSSWNRAVRAIAPLNEECIEAFDVLVGNGVDVPVTDAPITALFRTAKDAEVMMGELDQLEKSGQATYITQLVGEALREQVPLASPFITAGLNINGQRFVDPGRFVHTLGSAVEERGATIRRLDVRRVVGSGGGVSVYPRTGTPLTVDAAVIATGAWLPRLTKGHIRVPVQAGRGYSFTVPVNRPVPGPFYLPHARVAFTPYHGALRVSGTMELRDPDEPVRPERVDAIVASAGPSLEGVRWGERSDIWVGPRPVTPDGRPLIGQISRGIYVAGGHGMWGLTHGPVTGRLLAEYITTGKQPESLRAFDPLRRTGGPAVDR; from the coding sequence GTGAGTGGTTTCGGGAGCATCGACGGCGGGCCGCGCTCAGCGGTCGTCGTGGGTGCGGGCATCGTCGGGTTGTCGACGGCCTGGTTCTTGCAAGAACGCGGGGTTGAGGTCACGGTGGCGGACCGTATCGGCGTGGCGGCCGGCGCGTCGTGGGGCAACGCCGGATGGATCGCGCCGGGATTGACCATCCCGCTGAACTCGTCTGCCACGCTGCGCTCCGGGCTGCGTGCTCTGTTCGATCCGGCATCTCCGCTGAGCATCCCGCTGACCCCAAACCCTGCCTTGGCTGGCTTCTTGACCCAATTTGCCGCCAATTGTCGGCGGTCGAGCTGGAATCGAGCGGTGCGGGCCATCGCACCGCTCAACGAGGAATGCATTGAAGCGTTCGATGTACTGGTAGGCAATGGTGTCGACGTACCAGTGACGGATGCGCCTATCACAGCGCTGTTCCGCACCGCCAAAGATGCCGAAGTCATGATGGGAGAGCTTGACCAACTCGAAAAGTCCGGCCAGGCAACGTATATCACCCAGTTGGTGGGTGAGGCGTTGCGGGAACAAGTACCGCTGGCATCGCCCTTCATCACCGCTGGGCTGAATATCAACGGTCAGCGCTTCGTCGACCCCGGCCGCTTTGTGCACACGTTGGGCAGTGCGGTCGAGGAGCGTGGAGCGACGATCCGCAGGCTGGACGTCCGACGCGTGGTCGGTTCCGGCGGCGGCGTCTCGGTGTACCCCCGCACCGGGACGCCGCTGACCGTCGACGCCGCAGTCATCGCCACGGGAGCATGGCTACCGCGGCTGACCAAGGGCCACATACGTGTGCCTGTGCAGGCCGGCAGAGGTTACTCGTTCACCGTGCCGGTAAACCGCCCGGTCCCCGGCCCTTTTTATCTGCCGCACGCGCGGGTGGCGTTCACGCCGTACCACGGCGCGTTGCGAGTGTCGGGAACCATGGAGTTGCGCGACCCCGATGAGCCTGTGCGACCAGAGCGAGTCGACGCCATTGTCGCCTCAGCCGGCCCATCACTGGAGGGCGTGCGGTGGGGCGAACGAAGCGACATTTGGGTTGGTCCGCGCCCGGTAACCCCCGACGGCCGCCCGCTGATTGGGCAGATATCGCGCGGCATCTATGTGGCCGGTGGACATGGCATGTGGGGACTGACGCACGGCCCGGTGACCGGTCGATTGCTGGCCGAGTACATCACCACCGGCAAGCAACCCGAAAGCCTGCGCGCATTCGACCCGCTGCGACGAACAGGTGGTCCAGCGGTCGATCGGTAG
- a CDS encoding PE family protein, translating to MSFVSVAPELLGAAAGDLANIGSALQAARTAASGSTTAVLAAGADEVSAVVSALFGAHGQQFQAVSAQAALFHEQFVQAMTSGAGVYATAETANAAAAADPLTSLVGQIQGTGIFNYDPVKLLTGRPLLGNGADGAPGTGQNGGDGGWLIGNGGNGGSGALGKAGGAGGSAGLWGHGGDGGAGGNGKPLSSPAGGNGGAGGANGWIGGGAPGAGGAGGNGITAPFGGGGHGGDGGSGGANRQLISLFGGSGGAGGAGGAGGYGGTLPSGLVIGAGADGGHGGVGGHGGSGGANQALLGGVGGAGGLGGNGGQGGNGGTGADGVNNLPTLAGGSGGIGGDGGDAGAGGAGGAANGSVGGFLQGFLGQAGAGGAGGTGGGGGTGGTGGAADGALAKGYAGQGGHGGNGGAGGAGGNASGSGVNGAGGGGGHGGTGGHGGAGQTDSASGNAVFGGGGGGGGAGGSGGHAGSGGAYAGGDGVGGTGGTGGTGGTATTDSGGNTVVSGSGGDGGGGGAGAPGGSGGAGGGGGAGGTAVAALQNRAAGGGGGGGGGAAAAGGLAGAGGAGGAAANIPLNLTGASGAGGSGGSGTGGGGGGGGVVVPAGNYPGGTGTDSAGGGTGGLGANGGVFVNAGGDAGTAGAGGSGGHGAVANSNDGGAGQP from the coding sequence ATGTCATTTGTGAGCGTGGCACCGGAGCTGCTGGGTGCGGCTGCAGGGGATTTGGCGAACATCGGCTCGGCGCTGCAGGCTGCCCGGACGGCGGCTTCGGGCTCGACGACGGCGGTACTGGCGGCGGGTGCGGATGAGGTGTCGGCCGTGGTCTCAGCGCTGTTCGGCGCCCACGGCCAGCAATTTCAGGCAGTCAGCGCACAGGCGGCGCTGTTTCATGAGCAATTCGTCCAGGCGATGACGTCGGGAGCAGGGGTGTATGCGACCGCGGAGACGGCCAATGCGGCGGCCGCTGCGGACCCGCTGACATCCCTGGTCGGTCAAATCCAGGGCACCGGGATATTCAATTACGACCCGGTCAAGCTGCTGACGGGTCGCCCGCTGTTGGGCAACGGCGCCGATGGGGCGCCAGGGACCGGGCAGAACGGTGGCGACGGCGGATGGCTGATCGGCAACGGCGGCAACGGGGGGTCCGGTGCGCTCGGGAAAGCAGGCGGGGCCGGCGGATCGGCGGGCTTATGGGGCCACGGCGGTGACGGTGGCGCGGGCGGAAACGGCAAGCCCCTCTCCAGCCCAGCAGGCGGAAACGGCGGTGCCGGAGGGGCGAACGGGTGGATCGGCGGCGGCGCGCCCGGGGCAGGCGGAGCCGGCGGCAACGGCATCACCGCCCCGTTCGGGGGTGGCGGGCATGGCGGGGACGGAGGGTCCGGCGGAGCTAACCGGCAATTGATCTCCCTGTTCGGCGGCTCCGGCGGTGCGGGCGGTGCGGGTGGCGCCGGCGGGTATGGCGGAACGCTGCCTTCCGGCCTCGTGATCGGGGCCGGTGCGGACGGCGGACATGGCGGAGTCGGCGGCCACGGCGGGTCCGGCGGCGCGAACCAGGCCCTGCTTGGCGGGGTTGGCGGAGCGGGTGGCCTTGGCGGCAACGGTGGCCAGGGCGGCAACGGCGGCACCGGTGCCGACGGCGTCAACAACCTGCCCACCCTGGCCGGGGGCAGCGGGGGTATCGGTGGCGATGGCGGTGACGCCGGTGCTGGTGGGGCCGGCGGCGCCGCGAACGGGTCCGTCGGAGGATTCCTGCAAGGGTTCCTCGGGCAGGCCGGCGCCGGCGGCGCGGGCGGCACTGGGGGCGGCGGCGGCACCGGCGGTACCGGCGGAGCCGCCGACGGCGCCCTTGCCAAGGGTTACGCCGGCCAAGGTGGCCACGGCGGCAACGGCGGCGCCGGTGGAGCAGGCGGCAACGCCAGCGGCAGCGGAGTCAACGGCGCCGGTGGCGGCGGCGGTCACGGTGGCACCGGCGGTCACGGCGGTGCCGGCCAAACCGATTCGGCCAGCGGTAACGCGGTCTTCGGCGGCGGCGGGGGTGGTGGTGGCGCCGGTGGGAGTGGCGGCCACGCCGGTAGCGGCGGCGCCTACGCCGGCGGTGACGGCGTAGGCGGCACCGGCGGCACCGGCGGCACTGGCGGCACCGCCACAACCGATAGCGGCGGCAACACCGTGGTCTCCGGGTCCGGCGGCGACGGTGGCGGCGGCGGGGCCGGCGCCCCCGGCGGGTCCGGCGGTGCCGGTGGCGGCGGCGGCGCGGGCGGTACCGCAGTGGCTGCCCTGCAGAACAGAGCTGCCGGCGGAGGCGGAGGCGGCGGCGGTGGGGCCGCTGCCGCCGGAGGCCTTGCGGGAGCCGGCGGCGCGGGTGGCGCCGCGGCCAACATCCCGTTGAACTTGACTGGCGCCTCTGGTGCCGGGGGTAGTGGCGGTAGCGGCACCGGTGGTGGTGGCGGTGGCGGTGGCGTCGTTGTCCCCGCGGGCAACTACCCAGGCGGCACCGGCACAGACAGTGCCGGCGGAGGAACCGGTGGCCTCGGTGCCAACGGTGGCGTTTTTGTCAACGCCGGGGGTGACGCAGGCACCGCTGGCGCGGGCGGCTCCGGCGGCCACGGCGCGGTTGCCAACAGCAATGACGGCGGCGCCGGTCAGCCCTGA
- a CDS encoding PE family protein: MSYVFAVPESVGSAAADMARIGSMLRTAHAEAAASTSTVLSAAADEVSAAVASLFSGYGREYQALSARVWAFHDQFAAALTSAGAAYAAAEAANASPLEALTQGVLNVINAPTNALLGRPLIGNGADGVAGTGGNGKPGGLLFGNGGTGGSGVAGGGVGGRGGDAGLFGDGGRGGAGGTGATGTQGYSNPPFGNGGVGGPGGRGGAGGAGGLVWGNGGAGGSGGTGGWGGYGATASSVFSAGGTGGNGGPGGAGGAGGAHVSLLGHDGAAGQMGDGGRGGNGGSGSINGGAGGLGGNGGVGSTGGRGGDGGSSSVITSGTNYTNVMGGRGGDGGAGIAGAGGAGGNGGSAFIYAGGGTGSAEGGHGGAGGSGSTIGGAGGDGGLGQITGYVYGPGGGSGGATGGTGGLGGPGPIGGRGGDGADALNWGTGYALAGPGGDGGDGSAGNAGNGGDGGDALKTSLNGTGPGYGGAPGNGGGGRTGNAGKRILL, translated from the coding sequence ATGTCGTATGTATTTGCGGTACCGGAGTCGGTGGGTTCGGCGGCCGCGGACATGGCGCGGATCGGCTCCATGCTGCGCACCGCGCATGCGGAGGCGGCGGCCTCGACGAGCACCGTACTTAGCGCCGCTGCGGACGAGGTTTCGGCGGCGGTAGCTTCGCTCTTTTCGGGCTACGGGCGGGAGTACCAGGCGCTCAGTGCCCGGGTGTGGGCGTTTCACGACCAGTTCGCGGCGGCTTTGACCAGCGCGGGGGCCGCCTACGCCGCCGCCGAAGCGGCCAACGCGAGCCCACTGGAAGCGCTTACGCAGGGTGTGCTGAACGTAATCAATGCCCCCACCAATGCGTTGCTGGGCCGTCCGCTGATCGGCAACGGCGCGGACGGTGTCGCTGGGACCGGTGGAAACGGCAAACCGGGCGGGTTGTTATTCGGCAACGGTGGCACCGGGGGCTCAGGCGTTGCCGGTGGCGGCGTAGGCGGCCGAGGAGGCGACGCCGGGCTGTTCGGTGATGGTGGCCGCGGCGGGGCCGGCGGAACCGGGGCGACCGGGACTCAGGGCTACAGCAACCCGCCCTTCGGCAACGGGGGTGTCGGCGGCCCCGGTGGGCGGGGCGGGGCCGGCGGCGCAGGCGGGTTGGTATGGGGCAACGGCGGCGCCGGCGGTAGCGGCGGCACCGGCGGTTGGGGCGGCTACGGCGCCACTGCCTCGAGCGTGTTCTCGGCCGGCGGCACCGGTGGCAACGGCGGTCCCGGAGGTGCGGGCGGCGCAGGCGGGGCCCACGTGTCTCTTTTAGGCCACGACGGCGCCGCGGGCCAGATGGGCGACGGCGGTCGCGGCGGCAACGGCGGCAGCGGATCCATCAACGGTGGCGCCGGCGGTCTGGGCGGCAACGGTGGGGTGGGCTCTACCGGAGGCCGCGGCGGCGATGGCGGCAGCTCCAGCGTGATCACAAGCGGCACCAACTACACCAACGTCATGGGCGGTCGCGGCGGCGACGGGGGCGCCGGCATCGCGGGCGCCGGTGGTGCGGGCGGCAACGGCGGCAGCGCGTTCATCTATGCCGGCGGCGGAACCGGATCGGCCGAAGGCGGGCACGGCGGTGCCGGCGGCTCCGGTAGCACCATTGGCGGAGCGGGCGGCGACGGGGGACTGGGCCAGATCACGGGTTATGTCTATGGGCCCGGAGGCGGCAGCGGTGGCGCCACCGGTGGCACCGGTGGTCTGGGCGGACCCGGTCCGATCGGCGGTCGCGGCGGCGACGGCGCCGATGCCTTGAATTGGGGCACCGGATACGCCTTAGCCGGCCCGGGTGGGGACGGCGGCGACGGCAGTGCCGGCAACGCTGGCAACGGCGGTGACGGCGGCGATGCCCTGAAGACTTCCTTGAACGGGACTGGCCCAGGCTACGGCGGTGCCCCAGGGAACGGGGGCGGTGGCCGAACCGGTAATGCGGGAAAGCGCATCCTGCTCTGA
- a CDS encoding GreA/GreB family elongation factor translates to MTGNERVWMTRKAYIGLHMRLAALRAGADSEVSTGENASDIIAAEHQARHARISRIHDLIANAIVGEDPPDDGLAEPGMVLTVRYDDTAETETFLLGVRGVEDADIEVFSPQSPLGRAIVGARPGDRRSYYNPDGVKLSVTLLDAAPYGTYASTSKPDQPVSARESGSAAA, encoded by the coding sequence ATGACTGGCAACGAACGAGTTTGGATGACGAGAAAGGCCTATATCGGCCTGCATATGCGGCTTGCGGCCCTGCGGGCAGGAGCTGACAGCGAAGTATCCACCGGGGAAAATGCCAGCGACATCATCGCGGCTGAGCATCAGGCTCGCCATGCACGCATCAGCCGTATTCACGACCTGATAGCCAACGCAATCGTCGGTGAGGATCCGCCAGATGACGGGCTGGCCGAACCCGGCATGGTGTTGACGGTCCGCTACGACGACACCGCTGAGACGGAGACGTTTCTGCTGGGTGTCCGCGGCGTCGAAGATGCTGACATCGAGGTGTTTTCGCCGCAGTCGCCGCTTGGCAGAGCGATCGTCGGAGCTCGCCCGGGTGACCGGCGATCGTATTACAACCCCGACGGTGTCAAGCTGTCCGTCACGTTGCTCGATGCGGCGCCCTACGGGACCTATGCATCGACAAGCAAACCCGACCAACCGGTTTCAGCCCGAGAGTCCGGGTCAGCCGCAGCGTGA
- a CDS encoding TNT domain-containing protein, giving the protein MRRQSLIISALIALVLSLLFPATANADKQCPEAGTGDAAAENSQPFPVPDPYSGNLLGPNTLPTGPVKRLLTDYQRLGTPALQPKAFLDTFYDPNRGWKWPTNFGFDGPAAPFTMKKGHLFDRFGQPDEANFLANEKHTPFAARALPPSSLNTYKGSPEANYHVYCVMKDLTVQSGKIKGFAGQPGGGVQYFLGNTRVKDLLAAGQLIEVAPKYGLEGN; this is encoded by the coding sequence ATGCGGCGCCAGTCCTTAATCATCAGCGCGCTGATCGCGCTCGTGTTGTCTCTTTTGTTTCCAGCCACTGCCAACGCGGACAAGCAATGCCCGGAAGCTGGGACCGGGGATGCCGCGGCGGAGAACTCCCAGCCCTTCCCCGTCCCCGACCCGTACTCCGGCAATTTGCTGGGACCGAACACCCTGCCCACCGGACCGGTGAAAAGGCTGCTGACCGACTACCAACGGCTCGGAACGCCAGCGCTACAACCCAAGGCCTTCCTCGACACGTTTTACGACCCCAACAGGGGCTGGAAGTGGCCGACCAACTTCGGCTTCGACGGACCGGCCGCGCCGTTCACGATGAAGAAGGGGCATCTGTTCGACCGGTTCGGGCAGCCCGATGAAGCAAACTTCCTGGCGAACGAAAAGCACACGCCGTTCGCTGCTCGGGCTTTGCCGCCGTCGTCGCTCAACACCTACAAGGGCTCGCCGGAAGCTAACTATCACGTCTACTGCGTCATGAAGGACCTGACGGTGCAGTCCGGCAAGATCAAGGGATTCGCCGGGCAGCCCGGCGGCGGCGTCCAGTACTTCCTGGGCAACACGAGGGTGAAGGACCTCCTCGCCGCCGGCCAGCTGATCGAGGTGGCGCCGAAGTACGGGCTCGAGGGCAACTAG